Proteins from a genomic interval of Papaver somniferum cultivar HN1 chromosome 4, ASM357369v1, whole genome shotgun sequence:
- the LOC113272023 gene encoding EP1-like glycoprotein 2: MVFPNPFYFFVFFIILLCSNVLVQSARTFDTQSKVPQNKTFRYVVQGEFEGLNVEYWADYRFIETGENNVLSYPYGLMFYNTTPDAHVLGIGANLPNDQSETFWIWGANNNNPVRENSTLTFGTDGNLVLADVDGRIVWQTKTANKGVTGMSMQRNGNFVLHDKKGRFIWQSFQHPTNTIVRGQSLNLMGGKKLVSRTSDKNSRDGSFSAVIDKNGFILYQNSQKRGGWEATGLLNVTFDSMHEQPQTTTYLLTLGLANPKGVQPKPAGTNSRKVTLTKINYRYEHSFLRLESDGDLAGYTFYEMDSYSLWAKDYAYFGKVHNGGSPPYTPPTYEGPSGYNPPPYEEPSGYTPPPPSRF; the protein is encoded by the coding sequence ATGGTTTTTCCAAATCCTTTCtacttcttcgtgttcttcattatCCTCTTGTGTTCCAATGTTCTAGTTCAATCTGCTCGGACTTTTGATACTCAATCTAAAGTGCCTCAAAACAAAACTTTCCGCTACGTTGTCCAAGGCGAGTTTGAAGGATTGAATGTGGAATATTGGGCAGATTATCGTTTTATTGAAACCGGTGAAAATAATGTTCTTAGTTACCCATATGGGCTAATGTTCTACAACACTACTCCTGATGCACATGTTCTTGGCATAGGTGCCAATCTTCCTAATGATCAGTCAGAAACATTTTGGATTTGGGGTGCTAACAACAACAACCCAGTTCGTGAAAATTCCACTCTAACTTTCGGCACTGATGGTAACTTGGTGCTTGCAGATGTTGATGGTCGTATAGTTTGGCAAACTAAAACAGCCAACAAAGGTGTTACCGGTATGTCTATGCAGCGTAATGGGAATTTTGTACTTCACGATAAAAAAGGAAGGTTTATTTGGCAAAGTTTCCAGCACCCGACTAATACTATTGTAAGAGGTCAATCACTTAACCTCATGGGTGGTAAGAAACTCGTCAGTCGTACATCAGATAAGAACAGTCGCGATGGTTCTTTCAGCGCTGTGATCGACAAGAACGGATTCATCCTGTATCAAAATTCACAGAAAAGAGGCGGCTGGGAGGCAACGGGTCTTCTAAATGTAACATTTGATTCAATGCATGAACAACCGCAAACTACTACTTATTTGTTAACTCTAGGTTTGGCAAATCCAAAAGGAGTTCAGCCAAAACCAGCTGGTACTAATTCAAGGAAAGTTACACTCACGAAAATTAATTACCGCTATGAACATTCATTTCTCAGGTTAGAATCAGATGGTGATCTTGCAGGTTATACATTCTATGAAATGGATTCTTATTCTTTGTGGGCTAAAGATTATGCGTATTTTGGAAAGGTGCATAATGGGGGGTCACCACCTTATACACCACCAACATACGAGGGGCCATCGGGTTATAACCCGCCACCATATGAGGAGCCATCTGGTTATACCCCGCCACCACCATCGAGATTCTAA